In the genome of Hymenobacter cellulosivorans, one region contains:
- a CDS encoding TIGR03915 family putative DNA repair protein: MSRSLTPLNQPNAVGKPRATVRPAAPALTAPPLDYTYDGSFDGLMTVLFTIYDRKAPPNSIQPEGAVQGGLFTQPLLVETHEAAAARVWEGLLLHMREEARTRLFHAFLSEQPDRELLIFRYADLAMRSAQDIAENYTDDNVRRVAHLSQQMGREKHRMEAFVRFEKTADELFHATIEPDFDVLPLIAPHFTKRYADQRWLIYDQRRHYGLYYDLHRTDIVQFEPDTTAPRRSEVSATVLDEREPLFKVLWQTYFDHVNIPERKNIKLHRRHIPLRYWKYLSEKQPRETRFEPIRNKRPQP, from the coding sequence ATGAGCCGCTCCCTGACTCCACTGAATCAACCCAATGCAGTTGGCAAGCCACGGGCCACGGTGCGCCCCGCGGCGCCAGCTCTTACGGCCCCACCGCTGGACTACACCTACGACGGTTCGTTTGACGGGCTGATGACGGTGCTGTTCACGATTTATGACCGCAAAGCCCCGCCCAACAGCATTCAGCCGGAGGGCGCGGTGCAGGGCGGGCTATTCACCCAGCCGCTGCTGGTCGAAACCCACGAAGCTGCGGCGGCGCGGGTGTGGGAGGGGCTGCTGTTGCACATGCGGGAGGAAGCCCGGACGCGGCTGTTTCACGCCTTTCTAAGTGAACAGCCCGACCGGGAGCTGCTTATCTTCCGTTACGCCGATTTGGCCATGCGCTCCGCCCAGGACATTGCCGAAAACTACACCGACGACAACGTGCGGCGGGTGGCTCACCTTTCCCAACAGATGGGCCGTGAAAAGCACCGGATGGAGGCTTTCGTGCGCTTCGAAAAAACAGCCGACGAGCTGTTTCACGCTACCATCGAGCCCGATTTCGACGTGCTCCCGCTCATTGCCCCCCACTTCACCAAGCGCTACGCCGACCAGCGCTGGCTCATTTACGACCAGCGCCGGCACTACGGGCTCTACTACGACCTGCACCGTACCGACATCGTGCAGTTTGAGCCTGACACCACCGCGCCCCGCCGTTCGGAGGTATCGGCCACGGTGCTCGATGAGCGGGAGCCGCTGTTTAAGGTGTTGTGGCAGACGTATTTTGACCACGTCAATATTCCGGAACGCAAAAATATCAAGCTACACCGGCGGCACATTCCGTTGCGCTACTGGAAGTATTTGAGCGAAAAGCAGCCCCGGGAAACTCGGTTTGAGCCGATTCGAAATAAGCGGCCCCAGCCCTAG
- a CDS encoding alpha/beta fold hydrolase translates to MLAVKRRVHYELEHHYVDTNGVRLHVVQCGPAHGPLVVLLHGFPEFWYAWHRQLHTLAAAGYRVWAPDQRGYNLSEKPRRVADYRIDTLARDVLGLLDAAGEQQAFIVGHDWGAAVAWHLAAHYPARVRKAAMLNVPHPDVMLHTLGRSLEQLRKSWYIFFFQLPGLPEWLVRRRNWSFGRQALVGTSRRGTFSTADLAEYVAAWQQPRAMRSMINWYRAAVRTPRQLKSAGRVTVPVHIIWGVKDAFLKREMAEKSLMLCEQAQLTYLPASHWVQHEEAEAVNGLLLRFFDA, encoded by the coding sequence ATGCTAGCGGTAAAGCGTAGGGTGCACTACGAACTCGAACATCATTACGTCGATACCAACGGCGTCCGCCTGCACGTGGTGCAGTGCGGCCCCGCGCACGGCCCGCTCGTGGTTTTGCTGCACGGCTTTCCCGAATTCTGGTATGCCTGGCATCGGCAGCTGCACACGCTGGCCGCGGCAGGCTACCGGGTGTGGGCTCCCGACCAGCGCGGCTACAACCTGAGCGAAAAGCCCCGCCGCGTAGCAGACTACCGCATCGACACGCTGGCCCGCGACGTGCTGGGCCTGCTCGACGCGGCCGGTGAGCAGCAAGCTTTCATCGTGGGCCACGACTGGGGCGCGGCTGTGGCCTGGCACTTGGCGGCGCACTACCCGGCGCGGGTGCGCAAGGCGGCCATGCTCAACGTGCCCCACCCGGATGTGATGTTGCATACGCTCGGCCGCAGCCTGGAGCAGCTGCGCAAAAGCTGGTACATCTTCTTTTTCCAGTTACCGGGGCTGCCTGAGTGGCTGGTGCGCCGCCGCAACTGGTCCTTTGGCCGGCAGGCATTGGTGGGCACCAGTCGGCGCGGCACGTTCAGCACCGCTGATTTGGCCGAGTATGTAGCTGCCTGGCAACAGCCTCGGGCCATGCGCAGCATGATCAACTGGTACCGGGCGGCGGTGCGCACTCCGCGGCAACTGAAGTCAGCGGGTCGGGTAACGGTGCCGGTACACATTATCTGGGGCGTGAAGGATGCCTTTCTGAAGCGCGAAATGGCCGAGAAAAGCCTGATGCTGTGTGAGCAGGCCCAGCTGACCTATCTGCCGGCCAGTCATTGGGTGCAGCACGAAGAGGCAGAAGCCGTGAATGGGCTGTTGCTCCGATTTTTTGACGCTTGA
- a CDS encoding glycosyltransferase family 117 protein, with protein sequence MLKSYKKVNNLAGVLVFGLALTTYLLTLEPTVSFWDCGEFIASANKLLVPHPPGAPTFLLLGRLISLLAIDPTHVAAWINGLSALSSALTVLFLFWTITMLAKKLVLRGAGSVVEPTGGQTLQILGAGVVGALAFTFSDSFWFNAVEAEVYAMSALCTAVVVWLMLKWESRAAEPDSDKWLILIAYVIGLSIGVHLLNLLALPALGLLYYFRKTSQPTTRGGLLALSLSGALVLAILLGIIPGLPSLAGDFEVFFVNSVGLPFNSGVVIFLVLLVGVLGTGFWFARRTGRVRLHTALLSLVFILIGYSTYLIVPIRSGFNPALDENNPEDVLSFVSYLKREQYGSRPLLYGPQFNAQPIDQQQGAPRYERSHDAQGHDTYVVAERRLETIYSDQDKMLLPRLYSNQPGHVRAYQSWVGVQPDQKPTMAQNLAFLVKYQIGHMYWRYFLWNFVGRESDVQQAGVLWPGSSKNGLPAELANNRARNNFYALPLALGLLGLFYQVKRDGRNALVVGLLFVLTGLAIVLYLNQPPTEPRERDYTFAGSFYAFAIWIGLGVLALHELLRYVLRPERLRLVAAPLLALAVPAIMAAQGWDDHNRSNRYAALDWAKNMLSSVAPNAILITYADNDTFPLWYAQNVENFRPDVRVAVLSYLNTDWYVDQMKQPANRSQPWPLSLTHKDYSQGTNDYLPYVENPAVTALNVKEFMQLVKQNSPLLQVQTQSGKSLLSYPTTNFYLDVDTAAVRRMGIIPKERSKQLVARMSWQASKEALEKNALVILDLLANNDWQRPVYLSTSIPQQDYAGLDNYMQLEGLAYRVLPAQNPAAQAREVGAVSTELLFDSLMRKFSYRNLNRPDVYYDETIRRTTSQYREQFARLSQAYIKAGEPAKARQVVERCLRVMPDDTIPFDYNSADLIAPLVQLGEVKRAHALFDLLTDRTQQSLAYYSQHEPDLFEREIGVNIITLQHLYQAAADTNDRVRAARVAALAEQYYPRS encoded by the coding sequence ATGTTGAAGAGTTACAAAAAGGTCAATAATCTAGCCGGAGTGCTGGTTTTTGGCCTGGCCCTGACGACCTACCTGCTCACGCTGGAACCCACCGTAAGCTTCTGGGACTGCGGCGAATTCATTGCCAGCGCCAACAAATTGCTGGTTCCCCATCCGCCCGGCGCACCTACTTTTTTGCTGCTGGGGCGGCTGATTTCATTACTGGCCATTGACCCAACCCACGTGGCGGCCTGGATTAACGGCCTCTCGGCCCTGAGCAGCGCCCTGACCGTGCTCTTTCTGTTCTGGACCATCACGATGCTGGCTAAAAAGCTCGTATTGCGCGGCGCAGGCAGTGTTGTGGAGCCCACCGGCGGCCAAACCCTACAGATTCTGGGCGCCGGCGTGGTCGGGGCGCTGGCCTTCACCTTCTCCGACTCGTTCTGGTTTAACGCCGTGGAAGCCGAGGTGTACGCCATGTCGGCTTTGTGCACGGCCGTGGTGGTGTGGCTGATGCTGAAGTGGGAAAGCCGCGCCGCCGAGCCCGATTCCGACAAGTGGCTGATTCTGATTGCCTACGTTATTGGCCTCAGCATCGGGGTCCACCTGCTCAACCTGCTGGCCTTGCCGGCCCTGGGCTTGCTCTACTATTTTCGCAAAACCAGCCAGCCGACAACCCGCGGCGGCCTGCTCGCGCTGAGCTTGAGCGGGGCTTTGGTGCTGGCTATCCTGCTGGGCATTATTCCGGGTTTACCCTCGTTGGCGGGAGATTTTGAGGTGTTTTTTGTCAACTCTGTCGGGCTGCCGTTCAACAGCGGCGTGGTTATTTTTCTGGTGCTGCTGGTCGGCGTCCTTGGTACTGGTTTCTGGTTTGCCCGACGTACTGGCCGGGTGCGCCTGCACACGGCCCTGCTGAGCTTGGTGTTTATCCTGATTGGCTACTCAACCTACCTGATTGTGCCGATTCGCTCCGGCTTCAATCCCGCTCTCGACGAAAATAACCCCGAGGATGTGCTGTCCTTTGTGAGCTACCTCAAGCGGGAGCAGTACGGTTCCCGGCCCTTGCTCTACGGTCCGCAGTTCAACGCCCAGCCCATCGACCAGCAGCAGGGCGCCCCGCGCTACGAGCGGAGCCACGACGCCCAGGGCCACGACACCTACGTGGTGGCCGAGCGGCGCCTGGAAACCATCTATAGCGACCAGGACAAGATGCTGCTGCCCCGCCTCTACAGCAACCAGCCGGGCCACGTGCGGGCCTACCAAAGCTGGGTGGGCGTGCAGCCCGACCAGAAACCAACCATGGCCCAAAACCTGGCGTTTCTGGTCAAGTACCAGATTGGCCACATGTACTGGCGCTACTTCCTCTGGAACTTTGTGGGCCGGGAAAGTGACGTGCAGCAGGCCGGCGTATTGTGGCCGGGGAGCTCTAAAAACGGCTTGCCGGCCGAGCTGGCTAACAACCGGGCCCGCAATAATTTTTACGCTCTGCCGCTGGCGCTGGGGTTGTTGGGCTTGTTTTACCAGGTGAAGCGCGACGGGCGCAATGCGCTGGTGGTGGGCCTGCTGTTCGTGCTGACCGGCCTGGCCATCGTGCTGTATCTGAATCAGCCGCCCACCGAACCCCGGGAGCGGGATTATACCTTTGCCGGCTCGTTCTACGCCTTTGCCATCTGGATTGGGCTGGGCGTGCTGGCCTTACACGAGCTGCTGCGCTACGTGCTGCGCCCCGAGCGGCTGCGGCTGGTAGCGGCCCCGCTGCTGGCCTTGGCCGTGCCGGCCATCATGGCCGCCCAGGGCTGGGACGACCACAACCGCTCGAACCGCTACGCCGCCCTGGACTGGGCCAAGAACATGCTTAGCAGCGTGGCGCCTAACGCCATCCTGATTACCTACGCCGACAACGACACGTTTCCGCTGTGGTACGCCCAGAACGTGGAAAACTTCCGCCCCGACGTGCGCGTGGCCGTGCTCAGCTACCTCAACACCGACTGGTACGTGGACCAGATGAAGCAGCCAGCCAACCGGTCGCAGCCCTGGCCCTTGTCGTTGACTCATAAGGATTATTCGCAGGGCACCAACGACTACCTGCCCTACGTGGAAAACCCTGCCGTGACGGCGCTGAACGTGAAGGAATTCATGCAGCTGGTAAAGCAAAACAGCCCGCTGCTGCAAGTCCAAACCCAGTCGGGCAAAAGCCTGCTTTCCTATCCAACTACCAACTTTTACCTCGACGTGGATACGGCTGCGGTGCGCCGCATGGGCATTATCCCGAAGGAGCGGAGCAAGCAGTTGGTGGCCCGCATGAGCTGGCAGGCCAGTAAGGAGGCGCTGGAGAAAAACGCGCTGGTCATTCTGGACTTGCTGGCCAACAACGACTGGCAGCGGCCCGTGTACCTTTCCACCAGCATTCCACAGCAGGACTACGCCGGCCTCGACAACTATATGCAGCTCGAAGGCTTGGCATACCGCGTGCTGCCCGCCCAAAACCCGGCTGCGCAGGCTCGAGAAGTCGGAGCGGTATCTACCGAGTTGCTGTTCGACTCGCTCATGCGCAAGTTTTCCTACCGCAACCTCAACCGGCCCGACGTGTACTACGACGAAACCATCCGGCGCACCACGAGCCAGTACCGGGAGCAGTTTGCGCGGTTGTCGCAGGCCTATATCAAGGCCGGGGAGCCCGCCAAGGCCCGGCAGGTGGTGGAGCGTTGCCTGCGCGTGATGCCCGACGACACGATTCCCTTCGACTACAACAGCGCCGACTTGATTGCGCCCTTGGTGCAGCTCGGGGAAGTAAAGCGCGCCCACGCCCTGTTCGATTTGCTCACCGACCGAACCCAGCAGTCCTTGGCCTACTACAGCCAGCACGAGCCCGACTTATTTGAGCGCGAAATTGGGGTTAATATTATCACGCTGCAGCACCTCTACCAAGCCGCCGCCGATACCAACGACCGGGTCCGGGCCGCCCGGGTGGCGGCGCTGG
- a CDS encoding MFS transporter, protein MISSAPQAAAPTKAHTPLTPGLVWLMAIACGLVVANIYYNQPLLADIGRTFRLTDSQASLVATLTQVGYTLGLFFVVPLGDKLERKRLILLLLLFSAGAMAAAALAPSFLLLIGASLLIGIFSAVPQLLVPMAAHLASDAERGRVVGKIMSGLLIGILASRTLSGYIGAHGGWRLVFGIGSGVMLALAVVLAVKLPKDQPDFEGTYGSLMKSLATLTRTLPVLRKSALTGAFLFASFSVFWTTLVFFLEGSPYFYKSDVAGFFGLIGALGALAAPLAGKSADTRGPAYAINIGILMSLVAYGVLAVGGYHLVGLIVGVIVLDIGVQATHISNQSRIFSLVPEARSRLNTIYMTLYFIGGSVGSLVGGTAWHHYQWPGVCGVGLAFVTAAWLVNRFYGNSQLA, encoded by the coding sequence ATGATTTCTTCTGCTCCCCAAGCAGCCGCTCCCACCAAGGCTCACACCCCTCTTACGCCCGGCCTGGTCTGGCTTATGGCCATTGCCTGCGGCCTGGTCGTGGCCAATATCTATTACAACCAGCCCCTGCTGGCCGACATTGGGCGCACGTTCCGCCTCACCGACAGTCAAGCTAGTCTGGTAGCTACGCTCACCCAGGTGGGGTACACGCTGGGCTTGTTTTTCGTGGTACCCCTGGGCGACAAGCTGGAGCGTAAGCGCCTGATTCTGCTGCTGCTGCTATTTTCGGCTGGCGCTATGGCCGCGGCGGCCCTGGCTCCCTCCTTCCTGCTGCTGATTGGGGCCAGCCTGCTGATTGGGATTTTCTCGGCCGTACCCCAGCTGCTGGTGCCCATGGCTGCCCACCTGGCCTCGGATGCCGAGCGAGGCCGGGTCGTGGGCAAAATCATGAGCGGTTTGCTGATTGGGATTCTGGCGTCCCGCACGCTCAGCGGCTACATCGGGGCCCACGGCGGCTGGCGGTTGGTATTCGGCATTGGCAGCGGCGTCATGCTGGCCCTGGCCGTGGTGCTGGCCGTGAAGCTGCCCAAAGACCAGCCCGACTTCGAAGGCACCTACGGCAGCCTGATGAAGTCCCTGGCCACACTCACCCGCACACTGCCGGTACTGCGCAAGTCGGCCCTGACGGGAGCCTTCCTGTTTGCCTCGTTCAGCGTGTTCTGGACTACGCTGGTGTTTTTCCTCGAAGGCAGCCCCTATTTCTACAAGAGCGACGTGGCCGGCTTTTTCGGCCTAATTGGTGCATTGGGGGCCCTGGCGGCGCCGTTGGCCGGTAAGTCGGCCGATACCCGCGGGCCGGCCTACGCCATCAACATTGGCATCCTGATGTCGTTGGTGGCGTACGGGGTGCTGGCCGTGGGGGGGTACCACTTGGTGGGGCTTATCGTGGGCGTTATCGTACTGGATATCGGTGTGCAGGCCACCCACATTTCCAACCAGTCCCGCATTTTTTCCCTGGTCCCGGAAGCCCGCAGTCGCCTCAACACCATTTACATGACCCTGTATTTTATCGGTGGTTCGGTAGGCTCGTTGGTCGGCGGCACGGCCTGGCACCACTACCAGTGGCCGGGTGTGTGCGGTGTGGGCTTGGCCTTCGTCACGGCAGCCTGGCTGGTCAACCGGTTTTACGGCAACTCGCAGCTGGCTTAA
- the rfbD gene encoding dTDP-4-dehydrorhamnose reductase: protein MGSVLVFGASGQLGQCLAHVARERSMTELVFLPEAQANILDPAGLQAIFAEHRPAYAINCAAYTAVDKAEDEVDIARKVNRDGVANLSKLCAEHGTTLIHISTDFVFAGTGNQPLVETDETAPISVYGLTKLEGEQVIPEFTDRYFVLRTSWLYSEYAGNFVKTMLKLGRERDELRVIWDQLGTPTYAIDLAGCILSIIADGNQQFGTYHYSNEGVTSWYDFATTIFELSKTAVKTTPIRTAEYPTKATRPAYSVMDKTKAKTQLGVAIPHWQESLRVCISRLAAVEA from the coding sequence ATGGGTAGCGTATTGGTTTTTGGGGCTTCCGGGCAATTAGGGCAGTGCCTGGCGCACGTAGCCCGGGAAAGAAGCATGACCGAGCTGGTTTTTCTGCCCGAAGCGCAGGCCAATATCCTCGACCCAGCTGGGCTGCAGGCTATTTTCGCGGAGCACCGCCCGGCTTACGCCATCAACTGCGCCGCCTACACGGCCGTGGACAAGGCCGAGGATGAGGTGGATATAGCCCGCAAAGTGAACCGCGACGGAGTGGCCAATCTGAGCAAACTCTGCGCCGAGCACGGCACCACGCTGATTCACATTTCCACCGACTTCGTTTTTGCCGGCACCGGCAATCAGCCCCTGGTGGAAACCGACGAAACGGCTCCTATTAGCGTGTATGGCCTCACCAAGCTGGAAGGCGAGCAGGTAATTCCGGAGTTTACCGACCGGTATTTTGTGCTGCGTACCAGCTGGCTGTATTCCGAGTATGCCGGCAACTTCGTCAAAACCATGCTCAAGCTGGGCCGGGAGCGGGACGAGCTGCGCGTTATCTGGGACCAGCTCGGCACGCCTACCTACGCCATTGACCTGGCCGGCTGCATCCTGAGCATTATTGCCGACGGTAATCAGCAGTTCGGAACTTACCACTATAGCAACGAAGGCGTTACCTCGTGGTACGATTTTGCCACGACCATCTTTGAGCTGAGCAAGACGGCGGTGAAAACCACGCCCATCCGCACGGCCGAATATCCTACAAAGGCCACGCGCCCGGCTTACTCGGTGATGGACAAAACCAAAGCCAAAACCCAGCTAGGCGTAGCCATTCCACACTGGCAGGAAAGTCTGCGGGTGTGCATTAGCCGGCTGGCGGCCGTGGAGGCATAG